The genomic window TTCCGGAAATTCCCACCCTGTTGACATCCCTACAACCATTCATAGCATGACACTCAAATTACTTTATCCATCACCGATCATGTGAGGTTTCCCACATTTGAAGACTCAATTCATTTTCATCCAGATAATTTAGATTTATAACTCTATCATTGGTTGGATCAATCTCATTAAGAACAACTTAGTCACATACTTTGTGATTGGTTTGTCTTGTCAAAAAGTTCTCTTAATCTTTGGTGATATTGAACAAAAGCTAAATcgtttataattattattattttgctaaaattatttaattgttttggtctttgaattgacaATGAATTACATAAATATACGTTCAATTTGGTAggtaaattatacaaatatattcaaTTTAGTCATTCAGTGACATTTCAAATGAAATCCCTGAAATGAGAACTAAAAtaatccattatatatatatatatatatatatctatatataaagtcATGCCACAGGAAGAACAGGAGAGAAAAAGACCAAAATGACAATTTTTTAGATTCACGGACTAAATGAACATTTGACTGTCATTTTTTGGTTTATGGCATGAACAATCAACAATAGTTCATGAACACTTGTGGGCTTTCACCTTTAAAATACCAACTAAAGTAAAACTTAAAATTTCAGAGACAAGATTTTTTCACAGATCTAAAGCTTGATATTTTACTACAAAATCAGATGATATTCTAAATAATGAACATTGCAGATAATACCAAAGGCAGATTTAGCAACTGAATTTGcagtaaaagtaaaaaaacaactcCATGGCCAAAATAATGCcggattatttttgttgttagcCACAACATGGATCACAATGAAAACtagaaagaaataataaaaaagcatATAGATACAATAAACAGGAGATTCATAATATGGTTACCTACTTCAAATTTTGTACTCATCAACCATTGTAATCGCATCTTTGAAATATGTTGTATACAGAGAAgcaatgaaataaatcaaaagattcTTATATCACAAATAAGAAGACCTCCAGTATCAATCCTATTCCTAAAGATTACCTTCTCAGAGAGCAACCTTTCAGCTGATGTATTAAGATCGTAAACATCAGCATTGTAGCTTAACCTTGTTTTCGTGCCACGAGCAATTTCTGTCCTTGGGTCCTTTTCAAAGTTTTTCAGGTAATGTCTGATGTCGTGAACTCTTCTAGTTTCATTCTGTTTGTGTCTGAATGAGAATTGATAAGTTTCACTCCTTGGTGTATCTGAGTCGATTTGACCGACCTGATTATCATTTGACAGCGTTGGATCAGAAAACTTCCTCCCGCTGCAGATGCTGCTCAATGCACAGTCTGATTCAGCAAAGCTAAGTGAACACTGAGTCTGGTCATCTGATTCCTGTGAGGAAACCCAACGTCAAATTATAATCTTTTGAAACAAGATGATttgcaaagaaaagaaagaattggAACACATTTACTCTATTGGTGTATCCTCGTTTTTCATAATGTGATTTCCAAAAGGAAGACAATGAGATTTAGACAGACAAGAGGAATCCAGGGGAACGTAAGATCAGCAAGAACGAACAAGCTGTTCTTGGAAGGAAATATAGTAGGCCAATGACCTGATAAATTCTGGATACTGAAAATATGACAGAAAATAGATGGCTAGCTTGGAAAAGCATTAAGATAAAATCTCAATATCCTGTTTTACACTCTGGCTGGCATCAATTGCAAGCTTATTGCCAGAAAGTTAAAAGAATGTAGCACAAGGAAAACGAGaaacaataaaagaatgaaaccaACTCAGAAAGGTAAAAATTCACCAATGATCAACAGACTAACCTCATGATGGTCAAGGTGATCATTGGAAAATTTTGGAGTTGAGGAACTCAAGTTCTCACTTGACGAACATCTACCATTATCGATTGGAGTGGCACTGACTGTTGATATGGGTGGTGGTTCCTCCATTGATGAAAAGTCAGAACTATCAAAGGTTGATATTGAGACACACTCATCAAAGTAATTCAGGGCTTCTTCTGTTAAACGCCTAGACATCTTAAGACGGTCAATGCTTGCCTGAAGCAATAGTTGTCAACAAAGTCATGGAAGATGATATCATTAACACCAATTAGTTCAATAAGAAATGACTTTtaagaagaaacaaagaaatacaCAAAGGTTTACTTGCCTTTCTCCTTGGTCGAGACTTTCCACTCTGAGAACTCTTTGTATCTGGAAGTATCTTCTTTAGAATTTCACTGAGTTGTTGTCCATGCTGCTCTTCAATAGCCAAATCTTTCTGAAGTCGCCTTACCCGTACCTGAGACtgcaatgttttgttttttttagtcaaacATGCTCATGAAGGTCAGGGAACTTTATATCCATAAATGTAGGAAAGGAGACCTGCTCCAGCTTTGTGGCATATTCCCTTCTAAAGTCAGAGACTAATTCAGTCATGCTATGGTCCACAAATTCAGAGGCACAGTCTGCAacattttcattgatgattgcaGAATTCTTCTGTCTAATGGCCTGCAGTTAACATCCATCTTATCACTTTCGACCTCATCCATTAAAGGAAAGACAATAATTCTACTGTATAACTTTCAAAATGAAAGGAAGGCATATGACAGAGCTACATTTGCCAATAATCAAGACGAACTCATGAAACTAGAAATATATGATAACCATGAGAGCTTACAATGAAATTTGAGTATTCAGAGTGCTGTTGCTTAGATTTGTGTCAAGCATGCATTAAGCAACATAATAATGACAAATATCATACATATATCACAAGAAAATTCcataaaatacaaaacacaaagCCATTTTCAGATAAGAATGCATATTGTCATGTTCATATGgtgtataattaaaaattttaaataaataaatgattaatgGGAAAGAAAGGACCATAAAGCTGAAAATGTGAAGGTAGAGTTTACCAAGATTCTCGTCTAACTTGATAACCCAAAGAGCATATTATATGCAATTCAACATCAAGAATAGAGTTTATCGGATGAGCATATTTATGGCTTATATGACtttatttgactttattttacAACACTGTATTTCCTTTTCAACTatatcattgtttctttttcataatgttcTTACTGCACAAGCTTTCATTATCACTACATTCTCCGTTCGCTTCACTGATCCATTATTGATTTTGACGATCCTCACTTTCACTACCTAAATGGTAGAAGTTAGGTAGAGATAGATATGTGCATGGTGATTATTTACCCAACTTTATGGTAATTGGTGCTTACCAAATGGAAAGAAAAATGGCAATAAGTTGCCCTCGGTACACACAGACGGAGAGGAGCTTTTGGTCAAAATGTACCTGTGCActtgaaaattgaaataaagTCTACTATGTTCAATATTGATAGCACTTAATTCTCCACTTTTCCAGTACAACTCATAGCTCTGTTACAAGAAAGCCCCCTACAGAAAGTATAGGCTATTGCTCTTAATTCTATACGTAATGGCATAGAATGATAGAATATAAttctagaagaagaaaaaaactccATCCCTCCTCTGACGCCATTCATTTGTTTCATGCTCAGTATTTTTGAGGAAACACAATTACAAGTTGACACCATTCCCACATATATGTCCTCTTCAGCATTACATAGCAAAACTAAATCACTTTTAGAAGGTATATCCATAATGGGGGTTCTTCCTTTATGTCCGCATAAAAATTCATCAGTTCACTCAACACAAACGCAATTAGCAACAGGGCAACAAGACCTATAATAACCTCATCTCCCATGTATATTTCTCTGGCAAATTTGTCATGTACTAATTAATAACTCAAACAATCAAAATTGAAACAAGCAAGCATAGGACtcaaaactagaaaaagaaagtcACAACAGATATTCAGCaaaccaattaaataaaactatcCACTTACATTCTGAAGGTCATCTCGAACCTCATAAACAGCACGGCGTACTTCTGACCGTATGGTTTTATAAATTCCACCATCTCCAACAAGTTTAGAAGAATGATCGCTCAGAAAACcctgaagaaaaaacaaaattagagcAAATGGCTTAGATGGAGAATCTATAATACCCATACTAACAACTAGACAGAAAACAAGGTAAAATCTCTACAAGCTAGTTTTCATATTCCACCTCCACAAATCGAAAGTTACCAtatttatccatttaaataCCTTCCTATGTAAAGTATCCTCTGTTTCAGAATGAGAACTTGTAGAAATTCCATCCTCCCAATTCCGAGCTCGCCCACATGACTAAGAGAATTCAAAGTGAAAAAaacaatcacacacacacacatgacaACACAACAAGCATATCTACCTACCAAGAAACTCATTTTACGAGCTCCAACGCAACTTACACTAGATGTTTCCCAAGGATCTGGTGGTGGATGCCTGCTGGTCCATGTATGTAAATTTCGTGTATCATCCAACACTCCCCCATCTTTCAAAATTCTACCTTCCTTTCTCTGATAAGAGATTCAAAGGCAACAATCAATGCATTTCTCATAAACTTCATCTACTTGTTCACATAACTCAAGCAAGCAATATTCGAATGAACTAATGAATTGAAGAATGAATGAACTGAACCTCGGAATTTCCATAATGCCCTCTCGAAACGGACCTCCGTCTCCCTCCAGTGCTCACGCTCGACAAACTCCGATTGCTCGAGCTCTCTTTCCCAAATCCTGAGCTCCGTGAAACCGATCTCCCTCGTTTGCTATCGAAATCACTCCTGCCCCCTTCCAAGACCTCACAGTGAACATCGGATTCTGACGACGGCGACAAAGGCGACGAGCCAgagcaagaaaacaaaggattatccCTCTTGTTCATGAATTCAACCTCCGCTGGCTCCGCCGCAGCACCAGCATACCTCGACACGGCGCTCACGCTCCTCGACCGGCGGGCAGGGATCTTCTTCTCAGCATCATCAGCCGGGCGATTCCTCAAGGAAGACACATGATTCGGCGGCGCCACAGACGTGCTCCTTTTGGACTTCGACCTGAAGGCCGATACCGCCATTACCACCACCAAATCAAGCAAGAAAAAGGCTCGCAATTGGATCTCAGAGCCATGCCCACCATTTCCAACTTGAAATCAAGCAAGAAACCGGCGTAATTGCCGAGAAAAATCGAAGAATCCTCAACGAATTAGGGATTATTGGGTGTAGATTTGGAGGGTTTCTTGTGGCGGGATCGACGAAGCTGGAAAACCGAGTGCTTTGGCAGGCAGAGAGGTCTGAGagataattgatatttttagtttatttattaatttatttatttatgggaAATAATTTAAGGACGAAGTTGAAAAAAGGGAACATGGTACGTGCAGGTTGCATTGGAGATATTGATGTAGATTCCCTTCTTTGTCAAcactagggatggcaacgggtagggtatgggtagggtatgccaaaacccttacccgtacccgtaacccctaccccatacccgcATCCCTTTATCCGTCACCCTCCGGGGTagaaaaatcatacccttactcCTACCCTGCAGAGATGCAGGTATACCCGCAGGAATCTTCGCTACCCGTTGTTACCctattgttcaaattatcgaattaaatttaaataataataaaaataaattaattatacattatattacaatctttaaacacatgtccataaattaaaaattacgattgatatatatttcgtttatcttaaattatataatcacataaaaatcgACATTTATTTAGAACTCAATGGTAGActtctaccttttgtttttgttcatgtttaactatattggtttttttgttttaaattttttcatatatctactatttatattttatataaacttcaaattttataaatatctagtaagatttttgaatataaaaaaatattataagtaatttcaTAGTTTATATCCAatcgatttttttattaagatcttatttttttcagtgatgtttttttataatttatcgaataaattattataacattatttttttatatttgtttattttttaaatttaattatgattttttaatatatatctaaaattcaatttttgataatattatcaaatataaatatagaaattaaataaaatttaaaaataatatattaagagaaaattttgaagtattattttcaaattaatcaccatgaaaaatagatattgagtaaatgtttagtttaataaaaaaattatatatatatatatatatatatatatatatatatatatatatatatatatatatatatatatatatatatatatatatatatgtaaagtgGTAAGGGTACGTGGTACGGCTTTTCACCCTGCATCTCTTCAATGGGTAAGGTAGGGTAGGGCAAGTGGCAGTAGGGTAGGGCATCACTCCCACCTGCATCTACTAAAAACTAATCGGGTATTTCCACTTTCATGACAgtcccggtcaaagagggtaacaCCTCTTTTGGACCTGCACGAGCATGCTGATACTCCGCGTCGAGTAGGGGACaaaattgccatctctagtcAACACTCAAAAATAGTAATAAGTACATCTTTGTTTGTCACAGTCATAAGTTTAACCTAAAAAATGCTTTTGCTtccgtatttatttatttattttttaaaaattagataaaccaCCGTATAAAACATATTTGGTATGTACAAAAGGGTTCATAAAGATGAGCAGGAAAAACTGAAACAGGCAAGAAGGAATAAAGAGAATGGGTTGTAACCTtaggaggaaaaaaatattagatagaCAGGAAAAGCAAGAGATTGACAAAGGTATTGATAACTTATAAATAATGACATTTATTGATGTTCGCATTGGATATTACTtccaagaaaaaatataatttagtaaTTGTTTAGTTAATTTGTTGTAAATGAAATTAcagtattatattttaatttatactgtagatttataataattaaaaataatatatttattttttttataatttgagttAATATAAATTGAGGGGTACAATCactatatataagtatatgggGGAGATTatgtcattatttattattaacataaattatttaatatttttcataaaatttaattaataaaaatcattaattaatttaaagaacaaaatgatttatttaattttctagtGAAAATGAGCGAGATATCTGCGAGTAGAAAAGATCAAATAATATACAATTAgatatattgaaaagaaaatagtacAATGTATATTATCTCAGACAACAAACACCAGAAAGTTCTGATGTCCAACAAAAGTATGCATCCTATGGCAACAACTAATCATTGCTACTTAGGAAATTAGCTAACTAACTGTTGTTATTCATCCTAAGTATCAATAGGTTCATTATGTTATTTTGACAATTTTAGTGTTTGAAATCACATAATATGTGATAAAAGATTTTTGCACTAACTGAGAACCATGATGGATAGAAAAACTCTGCTGCATTAAcctaagaaacaaaaaaaatagtattatgcCACAACACAATCACTGGGAAAGAAGCACTTGGGGTTACAATTAAAAGCAATGAGTCCCTTGCGATGACAATAGTCAATGATGGTGAGCGCGCGCAACACTAGAAAGCGGGCACACGATTCCCCGCCTGCAAatgtatgggtcatcaagtaattaACCTCTCGTGCGAACAtaagagggtcatattcctgaGGCCTAAGATCTACTATTACATCTTCCTAGGCGATAATATTTAGTCTATCAAACAGAGGTTGTTGTTTCATAACACAAAGTacgaaaataacaaaaatacaaatataaacaaaatggaCAAAGATACACCACacaagcaaataataataaaaaaaaaagaataagccAATAATGATGGAAGGCCCCGGGCGAGGATCCCTCTGGGAGAAGAACAAATACGAATGAATTAGACAACTTAAGTCCAATGTTGGTTAGGTTTGGTCCGCTAGACTCTAGAGTCGACTACTCTAGAACCTCCCTTGGTGTAGCCCTAATCTAATATGGGTTCTTCCATCTGGAAAATACCCCTATGATGTTTTTGGGTATAAGGAGTCTTGGCTAGAGAAGTTCTAATGCTCTCTAAGCTAGAATTAACCCTAATGCCCATGGGGAGCTACTGGTACTCAGAACCTCTAGCATACTGGTACAATGAATTCCTCATGTCGTGAATTCTACAATGATGAATATCTCATTTTGCTAGCAATAACTTAATACATTTAATGAGTTCTCTTACTATGAGAAAGATCATTCCTTTCCATTTCATTCCATTCCATAATTAGACCTAaaacaattcaaataagaaCTCATGGTATATAGCTCATGCAAGCTAACTATATTGGGTTGGCTAACAATctttcattattaatatatcttTTGATCTGACAAACATGGATAATTCAAGAATATGGCGGTGAGAATTAAGTGTGAATGTTTCACAATATTTCAATCTACTCCTTGACATCTTATAATATCGTTAACCTAATGGAAGTTTAAGTCCTTAGTGGAGCAAGAGAAGCTAAGAAAGAGGTTAGAATGAAGATGAGAAGATGCGGGAGATGAATACACAATGGTTGTGTTCTCTTACAACTACAGGGTTGTGAGAGTTATTGGAGTAGAGAAAGAGGGAAGCTAGGAAAGAGGTTAGAATGAAGATGAGAGGATAAGGGAGATGAATACAATTAGCTATTACTCAAAGAcccatattttcatttatatctcCAAATACTTACAAGGCTTCTTATATAGAAGGAgaaattactattaaaaaatcatagatGCCTATCTGGGATAGATCCACGATTTTTTCTTTAGGGGGCaaactaatattaaatataaaaaaaaaatataatgaaatataagTACATCAAAAGTTTTTCTAATATGAAAGTAACATATTACAATTCATATGAATTCATATGAAATTTACATTCCTAGTGAAGCCT from Dioscorea cayenensis subsp. rotundata cultivar TDr96_F1 chromosome 9, TDr96_F1_v2_PseudoChromosome.rev07_lg8_w22 25.fasta, whole genome shotgun sequence includes these protein-coding regions:
- the LOC120269123 gene encoding uncharacterized protein LOC120269123 isoform X2, which gives rise to MAVSAFRSKSKRSTSVAPPNHVSSLRNRPADDAEKKIPARRSRSVSAVSRYAGAAAEPAEVEFMNKRDNPLFSCSGSSPLSPSSESDVHCEVLEGGRSDFDSKRGRSVSRSSGFGKESSSNRSLSSVSTGGRRRSVSRGHYGNSERKEGRILKDGGVLDDTRNLHTWTSRHPPPDPWETSSSCGRARNWEDGISTSSHSETEDTLHRKGFLSDHSSKLVGDGGIYKTIRSEVRRAVYEVRDDLQNAIRQKNSAIINENVADCASEFVDHSMTELVSDFRREYATKLEQSQVRVRRLQKDLAIEEQHGQQLSEILKKILPDTKSSQSGKSRPRRKASIDRLKMSRRLTEEALNYFDECVSISTFDSSDFSSMEEPPPISTVSATPIDNGRCSSSENLSSSTPKFSNDHLDHHEESDDQTQCSLSFAESDCALSSICSGRKFSDPTLSNDNQVGQIDSDTPRSETYQFSFRHKQNETRRVHDIRHYLKNFEKDPRTEIARGTKTRLSYNADVYDLNTSAERLLSEKVIFRNRIDTGGLLICDIRIF
- the LOC120269123 gene encoding uncharacterized protein LOC120269123 isoform X1, producing the protein MAVSAFRSKSKRSTSVAPPNHVSSLRNRPADDAEKKIPARRSRSVSAVSRYAGAAAEPAEVEFMNKRDNPLFSCSGSSPLSPSSESDVHCEVLEGGRSDFDSKRGRSVSRSSGFGKESSSNRSLSSVSTGGRRRSVSRGHYGNSERKEGRILKDGGVLDDTRNLHTWTSRHPPPDPWETSSVSCVGARKMSFLSCGRARNWEDGISTSSHSETEDTLHRKGFLSDHSSKLVGDGGIYKTIRSEVRRAVYEVRDDLQNAIRQKNSAIINENVADCASEFVDHSMTELVSDFRREYATKLEQSQVRVRRLQKDLAIEEQHGQQLSEILKKILPDTKSSQSGKSRPRRKASIDRLKMSRRLTEEALNYFDECVSISTFDSSDFSSMEEPPPISTVSATPIDNGRCSSSENLSSSTPKFSNDHLDHHEESDDQTQCSLSFAESDCALSSICSGRKFSDPTLSNDNQVGQIDSDTPRSETYQFSFRHKQNETRRVHDIRHYLKNFEKDPRTEIARGTKTRLSYNADVYDLNTSAERLLSEKVIFRNRIDTGGLLICDIRIF